In Drechmeria coniospora strain ARSEF 6962 chromosome 03, whole genome shotgun sequence, the DNA window TTCACCCTGCAGAGTTGCGATATGATCCCTGACAAGGGATCGGAACTGGCGCAGAGCTTCCTCTTCGAGGCTCCTTATGCATTCTACTAGGTTGGAGTCCATACCGAGGAGCTTCTGAAATGTGATTTGGTAGAAGTTAATAAGCATGGAGAGCTTGTATGCTGAGATAATGTCCTCGTTTGACCTAATGACTTGCTCGACTCTCTGTCGAAGCGTCCGTGACGCCCCGGCAACATCTCGATCAACCAAGTCGCCTAGAGCTCGAAGCGCGTTAAATTCGTTGTCACTTTCGTCCTCATCGGCCACGAGACGCCAGATCTCAGCGTCTCGGCCGGACTTGAGTCCCCTAGCGAGTTCTTCCCCCTCTGCAATGAATAAGACCTCAAGAGTCTCACGTTCACTAACGGTTGCTGAGTGGATCCAAGCAAACATATCTCCAACATATCGGAGAAGGTCATGTGCCGCCAGGTCGATAGGTTTTGCCGAAGGCTCCTCTACGCCAAGGGTTGTCGTTCCCGTCAAAGCAACGTGGAATGCATCCGAGAGGATTCGCTCTCGTGCCTCGGCGAAAAAGTCCAGGCAGCTTTGAAACAAGGAGGGCCTCTCAGCCAGAACCCGGAGAGCTTTCCGAATCGATGGATTCATTTGCAAATTCTCAAGGTTCAACGTCTTGAACTCCCGCTGAACCCATGTGTATAATTTCTGGAAGCCAAGATGTATGTTCTTGGACGACTGTGCCATCAAGTCAGAGCCGAGCTTCTGTCCCTCGAAGCCGAGCAAAATCTCGCAATCCTGGCAAATCCGCTTCGCTTTCAAAAGAGTGTCGAAAAACTGGTCATCAACAGGCTCAGATTTTGACGTTAGGGCTGCAATCTCCTCCCCTGTCAGCACAAAATGTTCCTTGAAAGATTCCAAAATCTTTCGCTTCGTTTCCACTTGGCTTCGTGCGTCGAGGTGTGCTTTGGCCTCGCCTAGAGCTGGCATTGTTGCAGCATGAGCAACAATGACTCCTTCCCTCATGTCGTCATATCCCTCGTTGAGTTTATCTAGTGTAGCTTTGATGCGGCAAAGTTGCTAATCGGATAATCAGATCACATATTAGTGGCTTGGCTGTGCACGAAACACCTACCTCCGCGATATGCCCAAACTCATCAATGATTGAGCTGTTACTATCAAGGACTTCCTTGTGCAAATCAAGTCTTACTCGACGTCGGGATTTAGCACTGTTTTCTACGCCTCTCGCATCAAGGAGGGACAGAGCTTCCCGAAATTCCACATCGGAATAAGACGTGGACAGTATGGCGGTCACCTTTTCCGTAAGAGGACTGGAGCCTTTGGAGGCTGTTGATACCGACGTGCCAGGGAGTGCCAGTAGACTATTGCCCAGGCTTTCCAGCGATATCGAATCAACGGCCATGTCTTGATTGAATGGGTTACTCCCAGGGAATGTTAGCATATAATCTCAGGAGAGGCGGCAGGGTTGACATGTGCCTGGCGTTTTGTTTGGTACGAGGCCGCTTTTTGAACCGATCGCTTCGCTGTTATGGTGGATAGAGCTTGCCCAGGCGAGTAAACTACCACCCAACCACAGCCCTCCCTGGTTTCGAGTAGCCTAATCATTCGACTAAAATAACCCTAGTTCTATTGTATTATAATTAGTATTACTGAACACAATGAACGCCCTTCAAAACTTCTGAAGTCGAATAAAAAATTAAAATATAAACTATATAGAACTCAGGCTATATAAAAACATAATTCAGATAAACAATTTTGTCTTATATTTTAGCAAGAGATCTTATAAAGCAAATTCAAATATTGCCCCTAATAAAATCCTTAAATTATTCTTAATTCTTATATTAAAATACCTTAAAGATCTTATAGTATTAGGTAGTTAA includes these proteins:
- a CDS encoding Oligomeric Golgi complex subunit 6 gives rise to the protein MLTFPGSNPFNQDMAVDSISLESLGNSLLALPGTSVSTASKGSSPLTEKVTAILSTSYSDVEFREALSLLDARGVENSAKSRRRVRLDLHKEVLDSNSSIIDEFGHIAEQLCRIKATLDKLNEGYDDMREGVIVAHAATMPALGEAKAHLDARSQVETKRKILESFKEHFVLTGEEIAALTSKSEPVDDQFFDTLLKAKRICQDCEILLGFEGQKLGSDLMAQSSKNIHLGFQKLYTWVQREFKTLNLENLQMNPSIRKALRVLAERPSLFQSCLDFFAEARERILSDAFHVALTGTTTLGVEEPSAKPIDLAAHDLLRYVGDMFAWIHSATVSERETLEVLFIAEGEELARGLKSGRDAEIWRLVADEDESDNEFNALRALGDLVDRDVAGASRTLRQRVEQVIRSNEDIISAYKLSMLINFYQITFQKLLGMDSNLVECIRSLEEEALRQFRSLVRDHIATLQGEFQHTPPDLGPPAFLHDALKQLKAIMKTFESSLSSNDSREGDFEKVLAEAFEPFMSGCDNMAESMQLPDGAIFLVNCKLTAVKCLGVADFTNRRADQLKDSIRTETAKLIEDQHRFFCEGSGLSPLLGHNDETSKEQLNKDTILKASRRLDEFLPSALMDAMERLRYLQDSSLAHEVTELAAKRFCEDFKGLEQELERVDRDSENPGEPGLRSVFPRTTTEIQVLLS